In Sporichthya polymorpha DSM 43042, a genomic segment contains:
- the cofC gene encoding 2-phospho-L-lactate guanylyltransferase produces MSTTGEQARDGESDAGWCLVVPVKLLHLAKSRLSTDASHRSALALAFAADTVAAALRTPSVVELVVVTDDPTAAALVTELGAAVVPDAPDAGLNPALRHGAEYASSRHPGCAIGALSADLPALKSTELATALQRAEKVGRGVVADAVGTGTTAYLVAAGEFTPLFGADSLQAHIAAGAAAIRADDLPSVRRDVDTPADLTEALALGVGEYTRRTLDRL; encoded by the coding sequence GTGAGCACGACGGGAGAGCAGGCGCGGGACGGCGAGAGCGACGCCGGGTGGTGCCTGGTCGTCCCGGTGAAGCTGCTGCACCTCGCGAAGTCGCGACTGAGCACGGACGCGTCGCACCGCTCGGCACTCGCCCTCGCGTTCGCCGCGGACACCGTTGCGGCGGCGCTGCGGACCCCGTCGGTGGTCGAGCTCGTCGTCGTCACCGACGACCCCACCGCGGCCGCACTGGTCACCGAACTCGGTGCCGCGGTGGTTCCCGACGCCCCCGACGCGGGCCTCAATCCGGCATTGCGACACGGCGCCGAGTACGCCTCGAGCCGGCATCCCGGATGTGCGATCGGCGCGCTCTCGGCGGACCTGCCGGCACTGAAATCGACCGAACTCGCGACCGCTTTGCAACGAGCCGAGAAAGTCGGCCGGGGCGTTGTCGCGGATGCCGTGGGAACGGGAACGACGGCCTATCTCGTCGCCGCCGGGGAATTCACGCCGCTATTCGGAGCGGACTCGCTGCAGGCGCATATCGCTGCCGGCGCCGCGGCGATTCGTGCCGACGACCTGCCCTCGGTGCGGCGCGACGTCGACACCCCGGCCGACCTCACCGAGGCACTTGCGCTCGGGGTCGGCGAGTACACGCGGCGCACGCTCGACCGCCTCTGA
- a CDS encoding lysophospholipid acyltransferase family protein produces the protein MPRDRKRPWFRAAEAALLPPLLLLVRRRWRGQEHIPRTGGAILVANHISKIDPITFGHFVHGAGRVPHFLAKVELFRHPLLGRVLRGTDMIPVYRGGQSANASVDAAVQAVQDGFCIVVYAEATITRDPDLWPMVGKTGAARIALKSGAPIIPVAQWGPHRILPPYSRRLSLFPRKTVHVRAGAPVRLDDLAGREATPELLAEATERVMAAITAELETIRGERAPKERFDPRKAGVAEYGNPHTDPRA, from the coding sequence GTGCCCCGCGATCGCAAACGTCCGTGGTTCCGGGCCGCGGAAGCCGCGTTGCTGCCGCCGCTGCTGCTGCTGGTCCGGCGTCGGTGGCGCGGGCAGGAGCACATCCCTCGCACCGGTGGCGCGATCCTGGTGGCCAATCACATCTCCAAGATCGACCCCATCACGTTCGGGCACTTCGTCCACGGCGCCGGCCGCGTGCCGCACTTCCTCGCGAAGGTCGAACTGTTCCGGCACCCGCTGCTCGGCCGCGTGCTGCGCGGGACCGACATGATCCCGGTCTACCGCGGCGGGCAGAGCGCCAACGCGTCCGTGGACGCGGCCGTGCAGGCCGTCCAGGACGGTTTCTGCATCGTCGTGTACGCCGAGGCAACCATCACCCGGGACCCGGACCTGTGGCCGATGGTGGGCAAGACGGGAGCGGCGCGCATCGCGTTGAAGAGCGGTGCTCCGATCATCCCGGTCGCGCAGTGGGGACCGCACCGGATCCTGCCGCCGTACTCGCGCCGGCTCTCGCTGTTCCCGCGCAAGACCGTCCACGTGCGCGCGGGCGCACCGGTGCGGCTCGACGATCTCGCCGGCCGCGAAGCGACGCCGGAACTGCTCGCGGAGGCGACGGAGCGGGTGATGGCGGCGATCACCGCCGAGCTCGAGACGATTCGCGGAGAACGTGCACCGAAGGAACGATTCGACCCGCGCAAGGCGGGTGTGGCTGAGTACGGCAATCCGCACACCGATCCACGAGCGTGA
- a CDS encoding D-alanine--D-alanine ligase family protein, whose translation MSANTKTRVAVIFGGRSSEHAVSCVSAGSVLRAIDRTAYEVVPIGISTEGGWVLAVDDPDQLVIRDGKLPQVDATRPAVVLPGDPTARALTVFDESQPSGALGEIDVVFPVLHGPYGEDGTIQGLLEMADLPYVGSGVLSSAVSMDKAHMKVALAGAGLPVCDYVVVTARRWKTENAAVRDEIAALGWPVFVKPARAGSSVGISKVKRPEDLDAAMAAAQEWDPKVIVEATVIGREIECGVLEGVVGPDGVQGPPEASVTAEIRVLGDREFYDFEAKYLDDSTELTVPADLDEAVAAKVRALSVQAFEALSCESLARVDFFVCADGSVLVNEVNTMPGFTPVSMFPRMWAASGVDYPTLVDRLLRTALQRRSGLR comes from the coding sequence ATGAGCGCGAACACCAAGACCCGGGTCGCTGTGATCTTCGGTGGCCGGTCCTCCGAGCACGCCGTGTCATGCGTGTCAGCCGGCAGCGTGCTGCGCGCCATCGACCGCACCGCCTACGAGGTCGTGCCGATCGGCATCTCGACCGAGGGCGGGTGGGTGCTCGCCGTCGACGACCCCGACCAGCTGGTCATCCGCGACGGCAAGCTGCCGCAGGTGGACGCCACGCGGCCGGCCGTCGTCCTGCCGGGTGACCCGACCGCCCGCGCGCTGACCGTCTTCGACGAGAGCCAGCCCTCCGGCGCGCTCGGCGAGATCGACGTCGTCTTCCCGGTCCTGCACGGGCCCTACGGCGAGGACGGCACGATTCAGGGTCTGCTCGAGATGGCGGACCTGCCCTACGTCGGTTCGGGTGTGCTCTCCAGCGCGGTCAGCATGGACAAGGCGCACATGAAGGTTGCGCTCGCCGGCGCCGGTCTGCCGGTGTGCGACTACGTCGTCGTCACCGCGCGACGGTGGAAGACGGAGAACGCCGCCGTCCGCGACGAGATCGCCGCCCTGGGGTGGCCGGTGTTCGTCAAGCCGGCCCGCGCCGGGTCCAGCGTCGGCATCAGCAAGGTGAAGCGTCCCGAGGACCTCGACGCGGCGATGGCGGCCGCGCAGGAGTGGGACCCGAAGGTGATCGTCGAGGCCACGGTCATCGGCCGTGAGATCGAGTGCGGCGTCCTCGAGGGCGTCGTCGGCCCCGACGGTGTGCAGGGCCCTCCGGAGGCCAGCGTCACCGCCGAGATCCGCGTGCTGGGCGACCGCGAGTTCTACGACTTCGAGGCCAAGTACCTCGACGACTCCACCGAGCTCACCGTCCCGGCCGACCTCGACGAGGCCGTCGCCGCGAAGGTGCGCGCGCTGTCGGTCCAGGCGTTCGAGGCGCTGTCGTGCGAGAGCCTTGCGCGCGTCGACTTCTTCGTCTGCGCCGACGGCTCGGTGCTCGTCAACGAGGTCAACACGATGCCCGGGTTCACCCCGGTCTCGATGTTCCCCCGGATGTGGGCCGCGTCCGGCGTCGACTACCCGACCCTGGTCGACCGGCTGCTCCGCACCGCGCTCCAGCGCCGCTCCGGGCTGCGCTAG
- a CDS encoding DUF3515 domain-containing protein, with protein MPRRQSLTRPAPSRTRSAGTAALLTAALALTTACGEDGLSAVDVSVPVSSGDVGAICARLEQALPATVDNGERRDTSPRSDRTAAWGEPPVLLRCGVERPTALTSTSMLNTVNGIDWLAETRDGANVFTSVGRAAYIEVVVPSTLQPPVGPLADLAQALQFVPARPEFFPTPTAEPTKPTKDPTKNPTNNPAKKKQTPKPTPAN; from the coding sequence GTGCCCCGTCGTCAATCTCTGACGCGGCCGGCGCCGTCCCGAACCCGCTCCGCGGGCACCGCGGCGCTGCTGACCGCTGCGCTCGCGCTGACGACCGCGTGCGGCGAGGACGGGCTCAGCGCCGTCGACGTGTCCGTTCCCGTCTCCAGCGGTGACGTCGGCGCGATCTGCGCCCGTCTGGAGCAGGCGCTGCCGGCGACGGTCGACAACGGCGAGCGCCGCGACACCAGCCCGCGGTCGGACCGCACCGCGGCGTGGGGTGAGCCGCCCGTCCTCCTGCGGTGCGGCGTCGAGCGTCCGACGGCGCTGACCTCCACGTCGATGCTCAACACCGTCAACGGCATCGACTGGCTCGCCGAGACCCGCGACGGGGCGAACGTGTTCACCTCCGTCGGCCGGGCGGCCTACATCGAGGTCGTCGTGCCCTCCACGCTGCAGCCGCCGGTCGGTCCGCTCGCGGACCTCGCCCAGGCGTTGCAGTTCGTCCCCGCGCGGCCGGAGTTCTTCCCGACCCCGACGGCGGAGCCCACCAAGCCGACGAAGGACCCGACGAAGAACCCGACGAACAATCCGGCGAAGAAGAAGCAGACCCCGAAGCCGACGCCCGCGAACTAG
- a CDS encoding Lrp/AsnC ligand binding domain-containing protein translates to MIHAYILIQTEVGKAAVVAQQISGIAGVTSSEDVTGPYDVIVRAEASSVDELGKLVVAKVQSVSGITRTLTCPVVNL, encoded by the coding sequence ATGATTCACGCCTACATCCTCATCCAGACCGAGGTGGGCAAGGCCGCCGTGGTGGCGCAACAGATCTCCGGCATTGCCGGCGTCACCTCGTCCGAGGACGTCACCGGACCCTACGACGTGATCGTCCGCGCCGAGGCGTCGTCGGTCGACGAGCTCGGCAAGCTCGTCGTCGCCAAGGTGCAGTCGGTGTCCGGCATCACCCGCACGCTCACGTGCCCCGTCGTCAATCTCTGA
- a CDS encoding thiamine-phosphate kinase, which translates to MANLSEGPGLGTPSVGDLGEFGLIAALIARLPQGSGVLFGPGDDAAVVAAPDGRVVATTDLLVAGRHFRRDWSAPHDVGRKAAAANLADVAAMGAVPTALLVGFAAPADLPAAWAEEFAAGLAAECATVGASVVGGDVVRAEQLLVAITALGDLGGVPAVTRDGARDGDVVAVCGTLGASAAGLAVLSAGVRGHQSLVQAHRAPTPPYAAGPAAARLGAHALIDVSDGLLADLGHVAERSGVAVDLDLSAFVPSEELRAAADELGASATQWMLTGGEDHALAGCFAPDVDLPDGWVRVGRVHAGTGVTVDGSAPTGVAGWDHFR; encoded by the coding sequence ATGGCGAACTTATCGGAAGGACCAGGCTTGGGCACGCCGTCGGTGGGCGACCTCGGGGAGTTCGGACTCATCGCCGCCCTCATTGCACGCCTGCCGCAGGGATCGGGTGTGCTCTTCGGACCGGGTGACGACGCGGCGGTCGTCGCGGCGCCCGACGGTCGCGTCGTCGCGACCACCGATCTGCTCGTGGCCGGCCGTCACTTCCGTCGCGACTGGTCGGCACCGCACGACGTCGGCCGCAAGGCGGCCGCGGCCAACCTCGCCGACGTCGCGGCGATGGGCGCGGTGCCGACGGCCTTGCTCGTCGGGTTCGCGGCGCCTGCCGACCTCCCCGCGGCCTGGGCCGAGGAGTTCGCTGCGGGCCTCGCGGCGGAGTGCGCGACCGTCGGGGCCTCGGTCGTCGGCGGCGACGTCGTGCGCGCCGAGCAATTGCTGGTGGCGATCACGGCCCTCGGCGACCTCGGCGGTGTCCCCGCGGTGACGCGTGACGGCGCGCGGGACGGCGACGTCGTCGCGGTGTGCGGGACGCTCGGCGCCTCGGCGGCGGGCCTCGCGGTCCTCTCCGCGGGCGTGAGGGGTCATCAGAGTCTTGTGCAGGCCCACCGGGCGCCCACCCCGCCGTACGCCGCCGGGCCCGCCGCGGCGCGACTCGGGGCGCACGCCCTCATCGACGTCAGCGACGGACTGCTCGCCGACCTCGGTCACGTCGCCGAGCGCAGCGGCGTCGCCGTCGACCTCGACCTGAGCGCCTTCGTACCCTCGGAGGAGCTGCGGGCCGCCGCCGACGAGCTCGGCGCGTCCGCGACGCAGTGGATGCTGACCGGGGGAGAGGACCACGCCTTGGCCGGATGCTTCGCACCCGACGTCGACCTGCCCGACGGGTGGGTGCGCGTCGGTCGCGTCCACGCCGGGACCGGCGTCACCGTCGACGGCTCCGCGCCGACCGGCGTCGCGGGTTGGGACCACTTCCGGTGA
- the thiD gene encoding bifunctional hydroxymethylpyrimidine kinase/phosphomethylpyrimidine kinase, whose translation MTGRTAPPRVLTIAGSDSGGGAGIQADLKTMLALGTHGMSVLTAITAQNSVGVHGVWDLPTEAVVAQFRAVVDDIGVDAVKTGMLSSPALVETVADLLRPLSEAGVPIVVDPVAVSKHGDALLAPEAVETVRTRLIPLATVVTPNLDEAAALTGQKYTEEADLRPAAEAVHALGPAWVLVKGGHLPGDAVDLLYDGRAEHRFRAPRLDNRHTHGTGCTLASAIAAGLAAGSDPVAAVAAAKTYVTEALARGFALGTGIGPVDHGWPLRP comes from the coding sequence GTGACCGGCCGTACCGCGCCACCGCGCGTCCTCACGATCGCGGGCTCGGACTCCGGCGGCGGCGCCGGGATCCAGGCGGACCTCAAGACGATGCTCGCCCTCGGGACGCACGGCATGAGCGTCCTGACGGCCATCACGGCGCAGAACTCCGTCGGGGTGCACGGCGTCTGGGACCTGCCGACCGAGGCCGTCGTCGCCCAGTTCCGGGCGGTCGTCGACGACATCGGCGTCGACGCGGTGAAGACGGGGATGCTCTCCTCGCCGGCTCTCGTCGAGACCGTCGCCGACCTGCTGCGGCCGCTGTCCGAGGCGGGCGTGCCGATCGTCGTCGACCCCGTCGCGGTCTCGAAGCACGGCGACGCCCTGCTCGCCCCCGAGGCCGTCGAGACCGTCCGCACCCGGCTGATCCCGCTCGCCACCGTCGTCACGCCCAACCTCGACGAGGCGGCCGCCCTGACCGGTCAGAAGTACACCGAGGAGGCGGACCTGCGCCCCGCTGCCGAGGCCGTCCACGCCCTCGGCCCGGCCTGGGTCCTCGTCAAGGGCGGTCACCTGCCCGGCGACGCCGTCGACCTGCTCTACGACGGCCGGGCCGAGCACCGCTTCCGCGCCCCGCGCCTGGACAACCGCCACACCCACGGGACCGGCTGCACCCTCGCCAGCGCCATCGCCGCCGGCCTCGCCGCCGGCTCGGACCCCGTCGCCGCCGTGGCCGCCGCGAAGACCTACGTCACCGAGGCCCTCGCCCGCGGCTTCGCCCTCGGCACCGGCATCGGCCCCGTCGACCACGGCTGGCCCCTCCGCCCCTGA
- the rpmB gene encoding 50S ribosomal protein L28, producing the protein MAANCDVCGKGPGFGNSISHSHRRTSRRWNPNIQPVRAMIGNTRKRINACTSCIKAGKVVR; encoded by the coding sequence GTGGCTGCCAACTGTGACGTCTGCGGCAAGGGCCCGGGCTTCGGGAACAGCATCTCCCACTCGCACCGCCGCACCTCGCGCCGCTGGAACCCGAACATCCAGCCGGTCCGCGCCATGATCGGCAACACCCGCAAGCGGATCAACGCCTGCACGTCCTGCATCAAGGCCGGCAAGGTCGTCCGCTAA